The following proteins are co-located in the Silene latifolia isolate original U9 population chromosome 1, ASM4854445v1, whole genome shotgun sequence genome:
- the LOC141644237 gene encoding uncharacterized protein LOC141644237, translating into MVLFAEATADQAEVINYVLDNFCRASGEKVSLAKSRIFFSSNTPPEIRETVSRSMGFEETNDLGLYLGVPTINGRVTKHTFSHLEEKISKILAGWATKRLSLAGQAKLVQSTLSTIANYNMQSSKIPRSICDSIDKKQDDSFGVGMKIKGPFILFHGKLSNDQNP; encoded by the coding sequence ATGGTGCTGTTCGCTGAAGCTACTGCTGACCAAGCCGAGGTCATTAATTATGTACTTGACAATTTTTGTCGAGCATCCGGGGAGAAGGTTAGTCTTGCTAAGTCACGAATTTTTTTCTCATCCAACACTCCTCCTGAAATTCGCGAAACAGTGAGCAGGAGTatgggttttgaagaaacaaatGATTTGGGCCTTTATTTGGGTGTACCAACTATCAATGGGAGAGTCACTAAGCACACTTTCTCGCATTTGGAGGAAAAAATTAGCAAGATATTAGCAGGATGGGCTACTAAACGCTTATCTCTAGCAGGTCAAGCAAAGTTAGTACAATCGACGTTATCAACCattgctaattataatatgcaaTCTTCTAAAATTCCGCGTTCGATATGTGACTCTATTGATAAAAAGCAAGACGATTCCTTTGGAGTAGGGATGAAAATAAAAGGTCCGTTCATCTTATTTCATGGGAAGCTATCCAACGACCAAAATCCTTAG